Proteins from a single region of Carassius carassius chromosome 25, fCarCar2.1, whole genome shotgun sequence:
- the LOC132104772 gene encoding ras-related and estrogen-regulated growth inhibitor-like protein, with protein MSNTCSLWDSDQPAYYPPMVVQLKPRIRYSSKTMEGNQQKVEANILLLGADKVGKSALTVRFLTRRFIGEYGDIESIYSHTDKIDGRDICFNIWDSLCPQNEEESRYISDRQLQWADGFILVYSICDRASFNVVRQQVQCIRQAKQKLVSTAQIMIVGNKRDLQHRRTVSSEEGRLLALSADCGFFEVSAAETYHGVLMVFHELFERIREARALKKGPVGFKGIVRSMSAVFGRKRTE; from the exons ATGTCCAACACTTGCTCACTGTGGGACTCTGACCAGCCGGCTTACTACCCACCAATGGTTGTTCAATTGAAACCTCGCATTCGCTACAGCAGCAAAACCATGGAAGGCAACCAGCAGAAAGTAGAGGCTAACATTTTGTTACTTGGAGCTGACAAGGTTGGAAAGTCTG CTCTCACCGTGCGCTTTCTAACCAGGCGCTTCATAGGAGAATATGGAGATATAG AATCAATATACAGCCATACTGACAAGATCGACGGGCGTGATATTTGTTTCAACATATGGGACTCACTTTGCCCGCAG AATGAAGAGGAGTCCAGATACATCAGCGACAGACAGCTGCAGTGGGCGGATGGTTTTATCCTTGTTTACAGCATCTGTGACCGCGCCAGCTTCAATGTGGTGCGGCAACAAGTGCAGTGCATACGGCAAGCCAAGCAAAAACTGGTCAGCACAGCTCAGATCATGATTGTGGGGAATAAGAGAGACCTCCAGCACCGACGTACAGTGTCCAGTGAAGAGGGGCGGCTGCTGGCGCTCTCAGCAGACTGTGGGTTTTTTGAGGTCTCCGCTGCCGAGACGTACCACGGTGTGCTGATGGTGTTTCACGAACTGTTTGAGCGTATCAGAGAGGCGAGGGCGCTCAAGAAGGGCCCTGTGGGATTCAAAGGTATCGTGAGGAGCATGTCAGCAGTATTTGGAAGGAAGCGGACTGAATAG